The following proteins are co-located in the Leptospira weilii genome:
- a CDS encoding phage protein F, giving the protein MGDKFPDLTRAQVEEFTREAWKIGQAYEVGVKDIAPRINQDAIDFFGRLNNADYGKLFNSQRTVFEESIRSVLDGSKTKTEALKKLKEKLGVDLENKKITERIDDIFRNKIYTSQNFSRIQRMHILGIAEVEIVAIMDAKTSPICRELNGRKFQVSEMSDFVEEFISTPVDENFWNKYHPPTAKEIKDFPGMKSSEILKTLSVKCPPFHFKCRTTIVTFVKSVINRITESGQTPLMGKIESPLNPMERAKNRNEVRTESLSGLEQEELLNKISSLQGNAVWNSDRLKTSWKKRVADGNSGIFGKTEATYASKAIDVLKNFNTLYAYSMEDKKTKFKSFKFGFVQDQKGGGKFFVPVNAETFEIENLFLLEIESITDSLLKVT; this is encoded by the coding sequence ATGGGGGACAAATTTCCGGATTTAACTCGGGCTCAAGTCGAGGAATTTACACGCGAAGCGTGGAAGATCGGCCAAGCGTATGAAGTCGGTGTAAAGGATATCGCGCCTCGAATCAATCAGGACGCGATCGATTTTTTCGGCCGATTAAACAACGCGGACTACGGAAAACTTTTTAACTCGCAACGAACCGTTTTTGAAGAATCGATTCGTTCCGTATTGGATGGAAGTAAAACAAAAACCGAAGCACTAAAAAAACTGAAAGAGAAACTCGGAGTGGATCTTGAAAACAAAAAAATTACCGAGAGAATCGACGACATTTTTCGAAACAAAATATATACGTCTCAGAATTTTTCCAGAATTCAGCGGATGCACATACTCGGAATTGCGGAAGTGGAAATTGTCGCGATTATGGATGCGAAGACTTCTCCAATTTGCAGAGAACTGAACGGACGTAAATTCCAGGTTTCGGAAATGAGCGACTTCGTTGAGGAGTTCATCAGCACTCCGGTAGACGAGAATTTTTGGAACAAGTATCATCCTCCAACCGCAAAGGAAATCAAAGATTTTCCAGGAATGAAATCCTCGGAAATTTTGAAAACTCTCTCGGTAAAGTGTCCGCCGTTTCATTTTAAGTGTCGGACAACGATCGTAACGTTTGTGAAATCGGTTATTAATCGGATTACCGAAAGCGGACAGACTCCCCTGATGGGGAAAATTGAAAGTCCGTTAAATCCTATGGAGAGAGCTAAAAATAGAAATGAAGTTAGAACGGAAAGCTTAAGTGGTCTCGAACAAGAGGAACTTCTGAATAAAATTTCATCGCTCCAAGGAAACGCAGTTTGGAATTCAGACAGGTTGAAGACCAGTTGGAAAAAACGAGTTGCGGATGGAAATTCCGGTATATTTGGAAAAACAGAGGCCACATACGCATCTAAGGCCATTGATGTTTTGAAAAACTTCAATACACTGTATGCGTATTCGATGGAAGATAAAAAGACGAAATTTAAGTCTTTCAAATTTGGTTTTGTTCAAGATCAAAAAGGCGGAGGAAAATTTTTCGTTCCGGTAAATGCGGAAACGTTCGAGATCGAAAATCTCTTTTTGCTGGAGATAGAAAGCATTACGGATTCTTTATTGAAGGTCACATGA